A window of the Cetobacterium somerae ATCC BAA-474 genome harbors these coding sequences:
- the trxB gene encoding thioredoxin-disulfide reductase: MEKIYDLIIVGAGPAGLAAGVYGARAKMETLILEKGSIGGMAAKTTEIVNYPGIPKTSGEKLGEVMSKHAEKLGATIVRDSIRTVELNGEIKILKSRRKEYKARSVIFATGTRPRVLGIPGEIDFKGRGVAYCATCDAEFFSNQEVVVVGSGDQAIEEGMFISKYASKVKVIVLHDEGVLDCNRLSAEEAFKNPKIEFIWNSTLDEIIGDESVERVKVKNLKTSEITDIPCKGVFFFVGMIPNTEFLEETDLKLDKRGHIECDTLLNSSISGVFVAGDVREKYLKQVITAAADGAVAAVAAEKYLEEMNVYANRIKDKNVAIGFWNSLDSDGLKYLSEKEKELRENNIEDFIYIDIRKNRYLAKFFDKENIESPELIINK, translated from the coding sequence ATGGAAAAAATCTACGACTTAATAATCGTTGGAGCAGGACCAGCAGGATTAGCAGCAGGGGTTTATGGAGCTAGGGCAAAAATGGAAACTCTAATTTTAGAAAAAGGATCTATAGGTGGAATGGCTGCAAAAACTACTGAGATAGTCAACTATCCTGGGATACCAAAAACATCTGGAGAAAAACTAGGTGAAGTTATGTCTAAACACGCAGAAAAATTAGGTGCTACAATTGTAAGAGATAGTATAAGAACAGTTGAATTAAATGGTGAGATAAAAATTTTAAAAAGTAGAAGAAAAGAATATAAAGCTAGAAGTGTAATTTTTGCAACAGGAACAAGACCTAGAGTTTTAGGAATTCCTGGGGAAATAGATTTTAAAGGTAGAGGTGTGGCCTATTGTGCTACTTGTGATGCTGAATTTTTCTCAAATCAAGAGGTTGTTGTTGTTGGAAGTGGAGATCAAGCTATTGAAGAGGGAATGTTTATATCCAAATATGCTTCAAAAGTAAAAGTTATAGTTCTTCATGATGAAGGAGTATTAGATTGTAATAGATTAAGTGCAGAGGAAGCTTTTAAAAATCCTAAAATAGAGTTTATTTGGAATTCAACTTTAGATGAGATTATAGGAGATGAGTCTGTAGAGAGAGTAAAAGTTAAGAATTTAAAAACAAGTGAAATAACAGATATCCCTTGCAAAGGTGTATTTTTCTTTGTTGGAATGATTCCGAATACTGAATTTTTAGAAGAAACAGATTTAAAACTTGATAAGAGAGGCCACATTGAGTGCGATACTCTATTAAATTCATCAATTTCTGGTGTTTTTGTAGCTGGAGATGTAAGAGAAAAATATTTAAAGCAGGTTATAACAGCAGCAGCAGATGGAGCTGTAGCGGCAGTAGCAGCAGAAAAATATTTAGAAGAGATGAATGTTTATGCAAATAGAATCAAGGATAAAAATGTAGCTATTGGTTTTTGGAATTCATTAGATAGTGATGGATTAAAATATCTCTCTGAAAAAGAAAAAGAGTTAAGAGAGAATAACATAGAAGATTTTATCTATATTGATATTAGAAAAAATAGATATTTAGCAAAATTCTTTGATAAAGAAAATATAGAGAGTCCAGAACTAATAATCAACAAATAA
- a CDS encoding aryl-sulfate sulfotransferase, giving the protein MGHPTIYPTGATIYNPEKAWSGYTLFPLKGQGVMLIDMNGGEIRLWENLKGFPAKMFPGGYVLGSKRERSSKFGMQDYEDVVQLDWDGNEVWRFDRYEYIEDEGTEPRWMARQHHDYQREGNPVGYYAPGMEPKVHGGKTLILGHKTVRNLKISDKLLLDDVIYEVDEDGKIIWEWVCNEHFDEFGFSEEAKNVLFRNPNLRSVEPEKVGDWMHINSMSALGPNKWYDAGDERFHPDNIIWDGRETNIIAIISKETGEVVWKIGPYYNTPEFKHLGCIIGQHHAHMIPRGLPGEGNVLVFDNGGWAGYGAPNPESKYGEKNARRDYSRILEIDPVTLEIVWQYTPKEAGFVMPLDASRFYSPFISGAQRLANGNTLITEGSNGRLIEVTPSYEIVWEYINPYWDKEIMNMNMIFRAYRVPYEWVPQLEKPEETPIKKVDVSTFRVPGSKPLGGATRVAVDGVSPWEKSNALNACVAAGDETEEKPKLFKINSTLFAHLDEKNLNDEISKVENIGMIFVGAERCKNCMALQPILEELVPIYKEEANMVAFHLDADKNKEFMSKHSLKSIPVLLLVKDNEIVDRLSGFNPIDEVEEFIERNL; this is encoded by the coding sequence ATGGGTCATCCAACGATTTATCCAACAGGAGCAACGATTTATAATCCAGAAAAAGCATGGAGTGGGTATACACTTTTTCCTTTAAAAGGACAAGGGGTAATGCTAATAGATATGAATGGAGGAGAGATTAGACTTTGGGAAAATTTAAAAGGTTTTCCTGCAAAGATGTTTCCAGGAGGATATGTTTTAGGTAGTAAAAGAGAGAGAAGTTCAAAGTTTGGAATGCAAGATTATGAGGATGTTGTACAACTAGACTGGGATGGAAATGAAGTTTGGAGATTTGATAGATATGAATATATCGAAGATGAAGGGACGGAGCCAAGATGGATGGCAAGACAACATCATGATTATCAAAGAGAGGGAAATCCAGTTGGATACTATGCACCTGGTATGGAACCAAAGGTACATGGTGGAAAAACTTTAATACTTGGACATAAAACAGTGAGAAATTTAAAAATATCAGATAAATTATTATTAGATGATGTTATTTATGAAGTTGATGAGGATGGAAAAATAATTTGGGAATGGGTTTGTAATGAACATTTTGATGAGTTTGGATTTTCAGAAGAAGCTAAAAATGTTTTATTTAGAAATCCAAATTTAAGAAGTGTTGAGCCAGAAAAAGTTGGAGACTGGATGCATATAAACTCAATGTCAGCTTTAGGTCCTAACAAGTGGTACGATGCTGGTGATGAAAGATTCCATCCAGATAATATAATTTGGGATGGAAGAGAAACAAATATTATCGCTATAATAAGTAAAGAAACTGGAGAGGTTGTATGGAAAATTGGTCCATATTATAATACTCCAGAGTTCAAGCATTTAGGATGTATCATTGGACAACACCATGCACATATGATTCCAAGAGGATTACCTGGAGAAGGAAATGTTCTTGTATTTGATAACGGTGGATGGGCAGGATATGGTGCCCCAAATCCTGAATCTAAATATGGAGAGAAAAATGCAAGAAGAGATTACTCTAGAATATTAGAAATAGATCCAGTTACATTAGAAATTGTATGGCAATATACACCAAAAGAAGCTGGATTTGTAATGCCATTAGATGCTTCAAGATTTTATAGTCCGTTTATAAGTGGAGCTCAAAGATTAGCAAATGGAAATACTTTAATAACTGAGGGATCAAATGGAAGATTGATTGAAGTAACTCCAAGCTATGAAATTGTATGGGAATATATAAATCCATATTGGGATAAAGAGATTATGAATATGAATATGATTTTTAGAGCTTATAGAGTTCCTTACGAGTGGGTACCTCAACTGGAAAAACCAGAGGAAACTCCAATTAAAAAGGTAGATGTTTCTACATTTAGAGTTCCTGGATCAAAACCTTTAGGTGGAGCAACAAGAGTTGCTGTTGATGGAGTTTCACCATGGGAAAAATCAAATGCTTTAAATGCATGTGTAGCTGCTGGAGACGAAACAGAAGAAAAACCTAAATTATTTAAAATAAACTCTACGTTATTCGCACATTTAGATGAAAAAAATCTTAACGATGAAATTTCTAAAGTTGAAAATATAGGAATGATATTTGTTGGAGCAGAAAGATGTAAAAACTGTATGGCTCTTCAACCTATATTAGAAGAGTTAGTTCCAATTTATAAAGAGGAAGCTAATATGGTCGCATTCCATTTAGACGCTGATAAAAATAAAGAGTTTATGAGTAAGCATAGTTTAAAGTCAATTCCAGTTTTATTATTAGTAAAAGATAATGAGATTGTTGACAGACTTTCAGGATTTAATCCAATTGATGAAGTTGAAGAGTTTATAGAGAGAAATCTATAG
- a CDS encoding SLC13 family permease — protein MREMESERALKGSFYTINSDFYKWIGTFTALIMIWVTAQSYSLDYKTSMFFVITIFAVLLWCFSLIPDAITGLLLPTLYVVFKVASPNTAFKPWTSTIPWLVLAAMLMSTMLNETGVARRIAIWSIAKFGKTFATILLGITLAGIIITPFIPSVIAKIVIFNIITMGLIETLGYKPKSLEATLLTMAGFFVISTLRLGFATGDSGIIIGLNYAQQVTGQTLTWMQYLIHNLPYIFFYTFGSLGVLVLFAKNTKPLTSEKRMLLEKKYLDLGKIKDKEKKAFIVMGVALLFMSTESIHKINSAWILVVLSSLFFIPKLGLLNNESLKKVNLLSLLFIVGAMSIGSVASETQAINIIKDFLQPFFKGSNFSIITVSYISGILLNFLLTPLAAMSSFTIPLIQLGLENNINPYVMTYIFQVSLDQYLLPYEFAGLLLVYTSGYVSLSTLVKILIVRMFLGLVILLGIAYPWWNILGIMSS, from the coding sequence ATGAGAGAGATGGAGAGTGAAAGAGCCTTAAAAGGCTCTTTCTATACAATAAATAGCGATTTTTATAAATGGATTGGAACATTTACAGCATTAATTATGATTTGGGTTACAGCTCAAAGTTATAGTTTAGATTATAAAACATCAATGTTTTTTGTGATTACTATATTCGCTGTTTTGCTTTGGTGTTTTTCATTAATTCCAGACGCTATAACAGGTTTGTTACTTCCAACTTTATACGTTGTTTTTAAAGTGGCCTCACCGAATACGGCTTTTAAACCTTGGACTTCAACAATTCCTTGGCTGGTTTTAGCAGCTATGTTAATGTCAACAATGCTTAATGAAACTGGTGTGGCTAGAAGAATAGCTATTTGGAGTATTGCAAAATTTGGAAAAACATTTGCAACTATCCTTTTAGGGATAACCTTAGCAGGAATAATTATAACTCCATTTATTCCATCGGTTATTGCTAAAATAGTAATTTTTAATATCATAACAATGGGTCTGATTGAAACTTTAGGTTACAAACCTAAAAGTTTAGAAGCAACACTGCTAACAATGGCTGGATTTTTCGTTATCTCAACTTTAAGACTTGGATTTGCAACAGGAGATTCAGGAATTATAATTGGATTAAATTATGCTCAACAAGTTACTGGTCAAACTTTAACTTGGATGCAATATTTAATTCATAATTTACCATATATATTTTTTTATACTTTTGGCTCTTTAGGAGTATTGGTTTTATTTGCAAAGAACACTAAACCTTTAACTTCAGAAAAAAGGATGTTGTTAGAAAAAAAATATTTAGATTTAGGTAAAATAAAAGATAAAGAGAAAAAAGCTTTTATAGTTATGGGAGTTGCACTTCTATTTATGTCTACAGAAAGTATTCATAAAATCAACTCAGCTTGGATTTTAGTAGTTCTTTCTTCATTATTTTTTATACCTAAACTAGGATTATTAAATAATGAGAGTTTAAAAAAAGTAAATTTATTATCACTTCTGTTTATTGTAGGGGCCATGAGCATCGGAAGCGTTGCATCAGAGACTCAGGCGATAAATATAATAAAAGATTTTCTACAACCATTTTTCAAAGGATCAAACTTTTCTATAATAACAGTATCATATATTTCTGGTATTTTATTAAACTTTTTACTTACACCATTAGCAGCTATGTCTTCTTTCACAATACCTTTAATTCAACTAGGACTTGAAAATAATATAAATCCTTATGTAATGACATATATTTTTCAAGTTTCTTTAGATCAGTATCTATTACCATATGAATTTGCAGGATTATTATTAGTTTATACTTCAGGATATGTATCTTTAAGTACTTTAGTAAAGATTCTTATAGTTCGTATGTTTTTAGGATTAGTTATTTTATTAGGAATAGCTTATCCATGGTGGAATATTTTGGGAATAATGTCAAGTTAA
- the nhaC gene encoding Na+/H+ antiporter NhaC yields the protein MNSKKDIPLYIALLPIAFLLIIISYAVIIAKLPVHFPVFASAMFAALVAKVLLKCNWKNLEGGISDTLKMVIIPIMILLVIGMSIGTWILSGAVPTMIYYGLKMITPDIFLPVALISSSLISISTGSSWTTMSTIGIALIGMGEGLGIPREVIVGAVLSGAYFGDKMSPLSDTTNLAPLMAGAKLFDHIKHMLYTTVPAYILALIGFIILGNKYSNAVIDNIGVDLMLTTLNQTFTITPWLILIPILTIGLVMKKVPALPGLFSGALLGGVAAMVIQKKALIDIMRVLQFGYKSETGVKAIDSLLTRGGMSSMLMTISLIISALAFAGIMEKSGMLDKLATTISKVANTKNKIVVASVITPILTNLCAGGQYMSIVITGRMFRKNYEELNLAPKNLSRALEDGGTITSPLVPWTVCGAFVASTFEVPTYIYAPFCLFNLICPVISIFYGIFGITIEENSDLIENILENKEVEEIISENN from the coding sequence ATGAATAGTAAAAAAGATATACCTTTATATATAGCTTTATTACCGATAGCTTTTCTTCTTATAATAATATCTTATGCAGTTATAATAGCTAAATTACCAGTTCATTTTCCAGTTTTTGCTTCAGCAATGTTTGCGGCTTTAGTAGCAAAAGTTTTATTAAAATGTAATTGGAAAAATTTAGAGGGTGGAATTTCAGATACTTTAAAAATGGTTATAATTCCAATAATGATACTGTTAGTTATAGGAATGTCCATAGGAACATGGATATTATCAGGAGCTGTACCTACGATGATATACTATGGTCTTAAAATGATAACACCAGATATATTTTTACCAGTAGCTTTAATTAGTTCATCATTAATATCAATTTCAACAGGTAGCTCTTGGACAACAATGTCAACAATAGGAATCGCTTTAATTGGAATGGGGGAGGGGCTAGGAATTCCTCGAGAAGTTATAGTAGGAGCTGTATTATCAGGAGCATATTTTGGTGATAAGATGTCCCCACTATCAGATACAACAAACTTAGCTCCGCTTATGGCTGGAGCAAAATTATTTGATCACATAAAACATATGCTTTACACAACTGTACCAGCATATATTTTAGCTCTTATAGGTTTTATTATTTTAGGAAATAAATATTCTAATGCAGTAATTGATAATATTGGAGTAGATTTAATGTTAACGACTTTAAATCAAACTTTTACAATAACTCCTTGGCTAATTTTAATTCCAATTTTAACAATAGGATTAGTTATGAAAAAAGTTCCAGCTTTACCTGGATTATTTTCTGGTGCTTTATTAGGTGGAGTTGCAGCAATGGTAATTCAAAAAAAAGCTTTAATTGATATTATGAGAGTTTTACAATTTGGATATAAAAGTGAAACTGGAGTTAAAGCTATAGATAGTTTATTAACTCGTGGTGGAATGTCTTCAATGCTAATGACAATATCTTTGATTATTTCAGCTTTAGCCTTTGCAGGAATAATGGAAAAATCTGGAATGCTAGATAAATTAGCAACAACAATATCTAAAGTAGCTAATACTAAGAATAAAATTGTAGTAGCTTCTGTGATTACTCCAATTCTAACTAATTTATGTGCGGGTGGACAATACATGTCAATTGTAATAACTGGTAGAATGTTTAGAAAAAATTATGAGGAACTAAATTTGGCTCCAAAGAATTTATCAAGAGCTCTAGAAGATGGAGGAACAATAACATCACCTTTGGTTCCATGGACTGTATGTGGAGCTTTTGTGGCAAGTACTTTTGAAGTTCCAACATATATTTATGCACCATTTTGTCTATTTAATCTAATTTGTCCTGTTATTTCGATATTTTATGGGATTTTTGGAATAACGATAGAGGAGAATAGTGATTTAATAGAAAATATACTAGAAAATAAAGAGGTTGAAGAGATAATTTCTGAGAATAACTAA